The segment GATCGCTTACTGTAATATTTCTAAGTTTTGCTAGCTCGTCTATAATGAAAGTTAATTTTACGCTTTTTTGTGCATCTTCTTTAAAACTTTCTCTTTTTTCTTTATATTTAGCCTCATCTTTAAATTCTTTTAATTCTTCTTCGCTTAAAGTTCTCAAAGAGCTTCTAAATTGCATATCTGTTTCTTGCTCTACTATATTTCTTGGTAAAACAAAGTCAAACTTAGCTACCAAAGCTTCTGCAAATTGATTTTTAAGCTCATCATTGATAAGTTTAAAGATTTTTTCATTTTTTAGTTGTTCTTTTAATTTTGCATCTAATTTTTCAACACTTGGTTCTTTTTCTTCAGGTAACAAGCTTTTTAAAAGCTCTTCATTTAACTCAGGTAATTTAAGTTCTTGAATTTCATGAATTTTTACTTTAAATACCGCATCTTTTCCTGCTAAATGCGCTGCACCATATTCTTTTGGAAAAGTTACATTAATATCTTTTTCCTCACCTGCTTTTAAACCAATCATACCTTCTTCAAATCCTGGTATGAATTGTTTTGAACCAATTTCTAAAACATAATTTTGAGCTTTTCCACCATCAAAAGCTTTACCATCAACAAAACCTTCAAAATCAAATTTAGCAAAATCGCCTTCTTTTAAAGCTCTCGCTTCTTTAATCGCTTCAGGAGTAGCAAATCTTTTTAATAATTCTTCTTTTTTTGCATCAATTTCTTTTTGAGTTACTTTTGGTGTATTATAAGTTGGAATTAGTTCTTCATATCCATCTAATTTTACTTCTGGTCTAAAAGATAATACCATTTGAGCCTCAATAGCGCCATCTTTTCTATCAAATTTTTCAAAATATGGCTCACCTACTAAATCTTTAGCCTCTTTTTTAACTTCTTTTAAAGCACCATCTACAGCATTTCTTAAAAGATCTTGCTCCGCATCTCTTGTAAGCTCTTTTTCATATCTTTTAAGTATAGCAGCAACAGGAACTTTTCCTGCTCTAAAACCATCCATTTTCATAGTTTTAGATGCTTTTTTAGCTAATTTTTCAACTTCTGCTTTAATAGCTCCTTGAGCAATTTTCACAGTAGCATTTGCATTTGCAAAATCAATTAGTTTTGCTGTAACTTCCATAATATTTTCCCTTTTTAAATAAAATTTTTTGATAATATACCAAAATTTTCCTTATCACTTTATATAAAAATAAAAATATGTTAAAATTTTAATTTTTGATGGAGAAAAAATGCAAGAAAAATTTGAACAATCAGTAAAAAATATGTTAGAGATTATTGGGGAAAATCCACAAAGAGAAGGGCTTTTAAAAACTCCTACTAGAGTTTTTAAGGCTTTTGAATTTTTAAATAGCGGTTATAAACAAGATCCAAAACAAATACTAAATGATGCCTTATTTGAAAGCTCAAACAATGAAATGGTTTTAGTAAGAGATATAGAATTTTACAGTCTTTGCGAACATCATCTTTTGCCTTTTTTTGGGCGCGTGCATGTTGCGTATATACCAGATAAAAAAGTCGTAGGACTTAGTAAAATTCCACGCCTTGTAGAAGTTTTTGCAAGACGCTTACAAATTCAAGAACAACTCACAGAGCAAATCGCAGAAGCACTAATGGAACATGTAGGTGCAAAAGGCGTTGGGGTGGTTATTGAAGCAAGACATATGTGTGTTGAAATGCGTGGGGTACAAAAGGCAAATTCTACTACTAGCACTTCAGCATTAAGAGGTAGTTTTTTAAAAAGTGAAAAAACAAGAAAAGAATTTTTTACCTTAATTAACTCAGCAAAACAGGTTAGATTTTAATGGGTTTAGAAAAACTTCGTAGCAAAATTGCTTCACAAAATCTTGCCAGTGTTTTTGGACAAATTACTAAAATTTCAAGCACTAGTATAGAAATAAATGGCTTAAAAACTAGCATAGGTGATATTATTAAAATAGTTTCTAGTGAAGATGAGAGTAAAGAAGCTATGGCTATGGTAGTAGAAGTAGATGAGAATTTAAGTTATTTAAGTCCTTTTGGTTTTGTGGAAGGTTTTAAAATAGGTGATCGTGCTTTTATTAACGATGCAGGTATGCAAATAGGTGTTAGTGATGAACTTTTAGGAAGAGTAGTTGATCCTTTTATGCGACCAAAAGATGGTAAAGGACCTATTGAGGCAAGTAAATTTATGCCTATTATGCGTGCACCTATTGATGCAATGAAACGAGGTTTGATAGAGGAAGTCTTTCCAGTAGGAGTTAAAACAATAGATGCGCTTTTAACTTGTGGGGTAGGACAAAAGCTTGGGATTTTTGCAGGAAGTGGGGTTGGTAAATCAACCCTTATGGGCATGATAGTAAAAAATTCCAAAGCTCCGATTAAAGTCATAGCTTTAATCGGTGAGCGCGGTAGAGAAATTCCTGAATTTATACAAAAAAATCTTGGTGGTAAACTTGATGATACTGTCATCATCGTTGCAACAAGTGATGATAGTGCGCTGATGAGAAAATACGGAGCATTTTGCGCTATGAGTGTGGCAGAGTATTTTAAAGAACAAGGCAAAGATGTGTTATTTATCATGGATAGTGTAACGCGTTTTGCTATGGCTCAAAGAGAAATAGGCCTAGCTCTAGGTGAACCACCTACGACAAAAGGCTATCCGCCAAGCGTTTTAAGTCTTTTACCTCAGCTTATGGAGCGCGCAGGAAAAGAAGAAGGTAAAGGCACTATAACAGCATTTTTTACCGTGTTGGTTGATGGAGATGATATGAGTGATCCAATAGCTGATCAAAGCAGATCAATACTTGATGGGCATATAGTGCTTAGTCGCGAACTTACTGACTTTGGAATTTATCCACCTATAAATATACAAAATTCAGCCTCAAGGGTTATGGGTGATATTATTAGTGATGAACACAAACTAGCTGCTAGAAAATTTAAACGTTTAAATTCTTTGCTTAAAGAAAATGAGGTTTTACTTAGAATTGGTGCTTATCAAAAAGGCACTGATAAAGAACTTGATCAGGCTATCGCTAAAAAAGACTTTATGCAACAATTTCTTAGTCAAAATCCTGAAGAAAGTTTTGAATTTGAAGATACTATCAATATGCTAAAAATGATTGATACACAATAATTGGAATGATTTTTGCTTTTTCATGATAAAAAGTCATGAAAAAAGGATGGATCATGTCAAATATAGCTTTTTTAGATCATCAACAAAGCTTGGGTTTAAAATACACCGATATTTGTCAAAATATCTTTGAAAGAGAAATTTTTACACATATGTTTTTAGAGTGTATAAGCTATCTTTTATTAGAAAATAAAGCTAAATTAAAATACTTAAAAATTATTAATTCAAAAGAAGAATTTATCGTTGAATTTAAAATCAACAATCAAAAAAAATCATTTATTATCAATGATAAAAAAATACTAAATGCAGAATTTAGTGCAAAAAGAATAACTCAAGATGAGTATGAAAGAGAAATCGCTAGAATTTATCAAATAGAAAGATATTTAAAAACACAAAGCAATCTTCAAAATTTTTCTAGCGAAATTAACACTACCATGAAAAATCTTTTTAAAGATATGGATGAGTTTAAAAACTATATCGATATGCTTGAAGCAAAAGAAAACACTCACAATCACTACTTATCAAAAATTTATAATATAGCTTAATATTAACCAAACTTTGCCGATAATACTACTAATCCAAACAAAAGGAGTATGTTATGGGCGAAGTTACTAACAACCAAGCAAGTTTAATGCTTAACATTGCAACTACTATGATGAAAAAAACCATAGAAGCCAATGAAAATGCAGTAATGCAAGTACTTGAAGGCGTAAATGCAAACCCTGCTCCAACTACTACTCCTAGCACTAGTTCAGGATTGCTTGACATTTACGCTTAATTTTTCTCTTCGATTCAAAAATTTTGGCATAGCTTTTGCTTTTTTAAGGCTAAGCAATATTTTTGAAGAGAAGAGTTATGTTTGTAAATTCTAATGTCAATCCGTATCAGAATTTTGCAAATTATCCTTTTGCAAAGACTGGACACGCGGAAGAAAAAAAAGAAAATACCAATATTAAAAGTGATTTACTTGATATAAAAGGTTCTAATTTAGATTATGAAGTAAGCTATGCAAGCGAGTTTGGTTTTAGAATCAATGAGCAAGGTTTTTTTGAAAAAGATCTTAATAAAACGGCTGCTTTGCCTCTTGATTATGATATTAATATAAAAAGCATAAGAGAAATTTCAAAACAACTTATAAAGCTTGATGAAAATTTAAACTATAACAAAATAGACTTACCAAGACTTTTAAACACTTATCATAATACACTAAAAACCATCAATCATGAATTTCAAAAAAATGATAATAGTTTTTTAAGTAAAGCACAAATTTCAGAATTAAATCAAGGTTATAGCTATACTTATGAAGGAAAAATTTTAAAAGTTTATGAAAATGCCAAAAGTTTACAAAATGCAAAAGAAGCAAATAAAAATCTAAATACCTTAATGCTTGATAACAAAATAGGAGACTTTGCATTCAATGCGAGCATTGAAAACACGGCTAGTAATCCTATCATAAGACCTTATCTAAACCGACAAGGCGAAGTTTCTAAAAGTGGATTATTGCTTAATTATATTTATCATGATTTAAAAGAACAAAATAATCAAAAGGCTAATTTCTTTTTAACTCCTATTGAGTTAGATATGTCTTCTAATGTAAATTTTCAAAAACTCATGAGAGGTCAAATGAGTATGCAAGATTATCTAAGTGAAAGCAATAAAGAAAAAATGAGTTTTGATTTATATTTATATATCAATGGAGTAGATAAAAACAACACCACAGAAGATAAACTTTCAGTTTTCTTTCAACAATACATCAACTATCAACACAGTATCAACATGCAAGAATTTGCTAATTCAAGTTCTATTTATAGTCTTTATAGTGAGCAAATTAGCAAAGATTTTGAAGCTTTAAAAAAAGAGTTTAATCAAAATGATTCTAATATCGATCTTGAAAAAATTAATACTCAAAAAGAACTTTTAGATACCCAATTTTTAGAAAATCGCAAAAGACAAGCAAGCATTAATAAAATTTTACACTCATATTTAAATGCAATGGCTTAACTTGTGCTAAAATAATAAAAAATTTTACACAAGTTAAATCCATTTAGTTTAATGTTAAATTTAACATTTTAGTGTATATTAACAAAAAAGATAAAAATTATCCTAATTAAAGGAGTGTAATTTTGAAAGTATATTTAGATAATAATGCAACAACACAACTTGCACCAGAAGCTTATGAGCTTATGAAACCTTTTTTAAAAGAACATTATGGTAATCCAAACAGCCTTCATCAATGGGGTAGTGCAACTCACCCTGCTTTAAAAGAAGCTATGGATAAACTTTATGCAGGACTTGGGGCAAGCGATTTAGATGACATCATTATCACTTCCTGTGCCACAGAGAGTATCAACTGGGTATTAAAAGGTGTGTATTTTGATAGAATTTTAAATAGCGATAAAAATGAAGTAATTATTTCTAGTGTAGAACATCCTGCAGTAGCAGCTAGTGCTATGTTTTTAAAATCTTTAGGAGTAAAAGTCATAGAACTTGGCGTTGATCATGAGGGTGTTTCTAGTGTAAAAGATCTAAAAGAAGCTATTTCAGATAAAACTGCCCTAGTAAGCATTATGTGGGCAAATAATGAAACTGGTATGATTTTTCCTATAGAAGAAATGGCTCAAATTGCTCATGAATATGGAGCATTATTTCATACTGATGCAACTCAAGCTGTTGGGAAAATCAAGGTTAATTTTGCAAAAGCTGGGGTTGATTTTGCTTCATTTTCTGCACATAAATTCCATGGTCCAAAAGGTGTAGGTGGACTTTATATTAAAAAAGATATAGAATTAACTCCGCTTTTACATGGTGGTGAGCATATGGGTGGTAGAAGAAGTGGAACTTTAAATGTGCCATATATTATAGCAATGGCAGAAGCTTTAAGAATTGCAAATACTATGCTTGATTTTGAAAACTCACACATTAGAAGATTAAGAGATAAATTAGAAGATTTAATTTTAGCTATGCCTGATACAAGTGTAGTTGGAGATAGATCAAGAAGGGTTCCTAATACCATCTTAGCAAGCATTAAAGGCGTAGAAGGCGAGGCTATGCTTTGGGATTTAAACAAAAATGGTATAGCAGCAAGCACCGGTTCAGCCTGTGCTAGCGAAGCACTTGAGAGCAATCCTATCATGGAGGCAATTGGTGCTGAAAATGATTTAGCTCATACTGCCCTAAGACTTTCTTTATCAAGATTTAACACAGAAGATGAAATTGATTATGCAGCAGAGCAAATAAAAAAAGCAACGCAAAGACTTAGAGCAATCTCAAGTACTTATGCATATAAGCCTGAAAATATTTAAAGGATAAAAAATGGCAAAGAATAATTTAATTGGCGGATCAATTTGGGATGAGTATTCTCAAAAAGTACAAGATAGAATGAATAACCCTCAACATATGGGCGAATTCACACAAGAAGATGCACAAAAAGCAAATGCAAAACTTATTGTTGCAGATTTTGGAGCTGAAAGCTGTGGTGATGCAGTTAGACTTTATTGGTTGGTAGATGAAAAAACTGATAAAATCATTGATGCTAAATTTAAAAGTTTTGGCTGTGGTACAGCAATAGCAAGTAGTGATACTATGGTTGATCTTTGTATAGGTAAAACCGTAGATGAGGCTGTAAAAATTACAAATTTAGATGTTGAATTTGCTATGAGAGATAACCCTGAAACTCCTGCAGTTCCACCGCAAAAAATGCACTGCTCAGTTATGGCTTATGATGTTATCAAACAAGCTGCGGCGCATTATAAAGGTGTTAATCCTGAGGATTTTGAAGATCAAATCATAGTTTGTGAGTGTGCTAGAGTAAGCCTTGGAACCATTAAAGAAGTAATTAAACTAAATGATTTACATACAGTAGAAGAAATAACGCAATTTACCAAAGCAGGTGCTTTTTGTAAATCTTGTGTTAAGCCTGGAGGACATGAGAAAAAAGATTATTATCTTGTAGATATTTTAGCTGAAACTAGGGCTGAAATGGAAAGAGAAAAGCTAAAAGATCAAAGTAAAACAGATATTGCTTTTGATGATATGACCATGGTTAAACAACTAAAAGCAGTAGAGGCTGTTTTAGATAGCGATGTGCGTCCTATGCTACATGGTGATGGTGGAGATTTAGAAGTAATTGATATCCAAAAAAGTGACAATAAAAATATAGATATATATATACGTTATCTTGGAGCATGTAGCGGCTGTTCAAGTGGGAGTGGTGCAACCTTATATGCTATAGAAAATATCTTACAAGAAGAACTTAGTCCAAATATACGCGTTATACCTGTTTAAGCAGTTTTTCTGCTTAAACTTTAAATTTCAAGCCTTTTTATGTTAAAATAACACGTTAATAAAAATTTAAAAAGGCTATTTATGCAAAGACTTCAAACCTTTGTTAAAAGTGAAACTTTTCCTGGTGTTTTACTAATATTTTTTACCGTACTTGCACTCATTTTACAAAATAGTTCTTTAACGGATCAATATACTAACTTTTTAAATATTCCTTTTGGCTTTCAAGCTGGAAGTTTAGAAATTTTCAAACCTTTACTTTTATGGATTAATGATGGACTTATTGCAATCTTTTTCTTTGCCATAGGACTTGAATTAAAATATGAAGTAACAAGAGGGCAACTCAATAGTATAAAGGCTATGTCTTTACCTGTATTTGCTGCACTTGGCGGTATGATAGTGCCTGCTTTGATTTTTGCGTTTTTTAACTATAAGGATCCTTTTGCTTTGCAAGGTTGGGCTATACCAACGGCTACTGATGTAGCTTTTGCGGTTGGTATTTTAATGCTTTTAGGCAAAAGAGTACCTACTTCTTTAAAATTATTCTTACTTTCTTTAGCTATTTTTGATGATTTAGGCGCGATTATTGTGATTGCTTTATTTTATACAAGTGAGCTTTCAGTTTTTGCTATGATTGCTGCTTTGGTGTGTATTTTAGCACTTTATTTGCTAAATCATTTCCACGTTACCAAAAAATCTTTTTATATCATCATAGCTATAGTATTTTGGATAAGCATGTTAAAAAGTGGGGTGCATGCAACTTTGGCAGGTGTGATTACTGCTTTATTTATACCACTTCAAACAAAAAGCGGTGAGTCTTTCTTAAAAGAAATAGAACATGATTTAGCACCCTGGGTAAGTTATTTCATCTTACCTATTTTTGCTTTTGCAAATGCGGGAGTTGATTTAAAAGATATGGATCCAAGTTTTATGTTTTCTTCGGTTAGCTTAGGTATTATTTTAGGATTATTTTTAGGAAAACAAATTGGAGTATTTTTATTTTCATATATTAGTATAAAACTAGGGCTAGCAAAACTTCCACAAAATGTTAATTTCAAACAACTTTACGGGGTTTGTATACTCACAGGTATAGGTTTTACTATGAGCTTTTTTATAGATGGCCTAGCTTATCAAAATAGTGATATTTTTGCATATTCAGACAAACTTGCAATTTTAGTAGCTTCATTATTAAGCGCTATAGTTGGATATGTTTACTTAAAACTTATTTATAGTTTTAAAAAATGAAATTAAGAAGCTTCCAAAACTTTTTATCACTTGAAATTTTAGGAGGATTGTTGCTTTTATTAGCAACGATCTTTGCCTTGCTACTTAAAAATAGTCCTTATGGACAACACTATATGGATTTTTTAAGTGTAGAAATGGGTGTAAAAGTAGGTGCTTGGGAACTTTTTAAGCCTTCTTTATTGTGGATTAATGATGGTCTTATTGCAATCTTTTTCTTTGCCATAGGACTTGAATTAAAAAAAGAATTTGTTCAAGGAGAGTTTAAAACTCTTAGTAATATTACCCTACCCTTAATGGCTGCTATAGGCGGTATAGTTGCGCCTGCTTTGATATTTTGTGCTATCAATTTTAACGATGCTTATGTTTTAAAAGGTTGGGCTATACCAACGGCAACTGATACTGCATTTGCTCTAGTTATACTTACAATGCTAAAACAACGCATACC is part of the Campylobacter sp. CNRCH_2014_0184h genome and harbors:
- the tig gene encoding trigger factor gives rise to the protein MEVTAKLIDFANANATVKIAQGAIKAEVEKLAKKASKTMKMDGFRAGKVPVAAILKRYEKELTRDAEQDLLRNAVDGALKEVKKEAKDLVGEPYFEKFDRKDGAIEAQMVLSFRPEVKLDGYEELIPTYNTPKVTQKEIDAKKEELLKRFATPEAIKEARALKEGDFAKFDFEGFVDGKAFDGGKAQNYVLEIGSKQFIPGFEEGMIGLKAGEEKDINVTFPKEYGAAHLAGKDAVFKVKIHEIQELKLPELNEELLKSLLPEEKEPSVEKLDAKLKEQLKNEKIFKLINDELKNQFAEALVAKFDFVLPRNIVEQETDMQFRSSLRTLSEEELKEFKDEAKYKEKRESFKEDAQKSVKLTFIIDELAKLRNITVSDQELIQAIYFEAYRYGFNPQEHLDNYKKQGALPAIKMSLIEEKLFADIFKKNDKKKTEKESEK
- the folE gene encoding GTP cyclohydrolase I FolE, producing the protein MQEKFEQSVKNMLEIIGENPQREGLLKTPTRVFKAFEFLNSGYKQDPKQILNDALFESSNNEMVLVRDIEFYSLCEHHLLPFFGRVHVAYIPDKKVVGLSKIPRLVEVFARRLQIQEQLTEQIAEALMEHVGAKGVGVVIEARHMCVEMRGVQKANSTTSTSALRGSFLKSEKTRKEFFTLINSAKQVRF
- the fliI gene encoding flagellar protein export ATPase FliI — translated: MGLEKLRSKIASQNLASVFGQITKISSTSIEINGLKTSIGDIIKIVSSEDESKEAMAMVVEVDENLSYLSPFGFVEGFKIGDRAFINDAGMQIGVSDELLGRVVDPFMRPKDGKGPIEASKFMPIMRAPIDAMKRGLIEEVFPVGVKTIDALLTCGVGQKLGIFAGSGVGKSTLMGMIVKNSKAPIKVIALIGERGREIPEFIQKNLGGKLDDTVIIVATSDDSALMRKYGAFCAMSVAEYFKEQGKDVLFIMDSVTRFAMAQREIGLALGEPPTTKGYPPSVLSLLPQLMERAGKEEGKGTITAFFTVLVDGDDMSDPIADQSRSILDGHIVLSRELTDFGIYPPINIQNSASRVMGDIISDEHKLAARKFKRLNSLLKENEVLLRIGAYQKGTDKELDQAIAKKDFMQQFLSQNPEESFEFEDTINMLKMIDTQ
- a CDS encoding putative motility protein, giving the protein MGEVTNNQASLMLNIATTMMKKTIEANENAVMQVLEGVNANPAPTTTPSTSSGLLDIYA
- a CDS encoding NifS family cysteine desulfurase is translated as MKVYLDNNATTQLAPEAYELMKPFLKEHYGNPNSLHQWGSATHPALKEAMDKLYAGLGASDLDDIIITSCATESINWVLKGVYFDRILNSDKNEVIISSVEHPAVAASAMFLKSLGVKVIELGVDHEGVSSVKDLKEAISDKTALVSIMWANNETGMIFPIEEMAQIAHEYGALFHTDATQAVGKIKVNFAKAGVDFASFSAHKFHGPKGVGGLYIKKDIELTPLLHGGEHMGGRRSGTLNVPYIIAMAEALRIANTMLDFENSHIRRLRDKLEDLILAMPDTSVVGDRSRRVPNTILASIKGVEGEAMLWDLNKNGIAASTGSACASEALESNPIMEAIGAENDLAHTALRLSLSRFNTEDEIDYAAEQIKKATQRLRAISSTYAYKPENI
- a CDS encoding iron-sulfur cluster assembly scaffold protein, whose amino-acid sequence is MAKNNLIGGSIWDEYSQKVQDRMNNPQHMGEFTQEDAQKANAKLIVADFGAESCGDAVRLYWLVDEKTDKIIDAKFKSFGCGTAIASSDTMVDLCIGKTVDEAVKITNLDVEFAMRDNPETPAVPPQKMHCSVMAYDVIKQAAAHYKGVNPEDFEDQIIVCECARVSLGTIKEVIKLNDLHTVEEITQFTKAGAFCKSCVKPGGHEKKDYYLVDILAETRAEMEREKLKDQSKTDIAFDDMTMVKQLKAVEAVLDSDVRPMLHGDGGDLEVIDIQKSDNKNIDIYIRYLGACSGCSSGSGATLYAIENILQEELSPNIRVIPV
- the nhaA gene encoding Na+/H+ antiporter NhaA; the protein is MQRLQTFVKSETFPGVLLIFFTVLALILQNSSLTDQYTNFLNIPFGFQAGSLEIFKPLLLWINDGLIAIFFFAIGLELKYEVTRGQLNSIKAMSLPVFAALGGMIVPALIFAFFNYKDPFALQGWAIPTATDVAFAVGILMLLGKRVPTSLKLFLLSLAIFDDLGAIIVIALFYTSELSVFAMIAALVCILALYLLNHFHVTKKSFYIIIAIVFWISMLKSGVHATLAGVITALFIPLQTKSGESFLKEIEHDLAPWVSYFILPIFAFANAGVDLKDMDPSFMFSSVSLGIILGLFLGKQIGVFLFSYISIKLGLAKLPQNVNFKQLYGVCILTGIGFTMSFFIDGLAYQNSDIFAYSDKLAILVASLLSAIVGYVYLKLIYSFKK